Proteins encoded together in one Salinibacter grassmerensis window:
- a CDS encoding dihydrodipicolinate reductase yields MPTDSLRVLQYGLGPIGQAVARTVLEKEPLTLVGAVDIDPDKTGRDVADLVGDDVSPTGVHVSDDAETALADGAPDVVLHTTTSFLEGVTEQLLRCVRAGAHVVSSTEELSFPHHWSPDPADRLDRAAQEEGVALVGTGVNPGYAMDTVPLMATAGCTDVQAVHVERVVDAGKRREPLQAKVGAGLSPEAFEEKKEGGPFGHIGLRESLRLVADGLGWSLEGITEELQPVRADELVNTGFRQVAAGQVAGIHHTAVGQVAGESRLSLDLKMYVGADESYDTVTVDGSPPIDLRFQGGIFGDTATVGMLVNAAPLVANASPGLHTMADLPVPRAFATSPAVSA; encoded by the coding sequence GTGCCGACCGACTCTCTTCGTGTCCTTCAGTACGGCCTCGGGCCCATTGGGCAGGCGGTTGCCCGGACGGTCCTCGAAAAGGAGCCACTCACCCTCGTTGGGGCGGTGGACATCGATCCGGACAAGACGGGGCGCGATGTCGCCGACCTGGTCGGCGATGATGTCTCGCCCACTGGGGTTCACGTATCGGACGACGCCGAAACCGCCCTGGCCGACGGGGCGCCCGACGTGGTGCTCCACACCACCACCTCTTTCCTGGAGGGCGTGACCGAGCAACTGCTCCGATGCGTTCGGGCCGGGGCCCACGTCGTTTCCTCCACCGAGGAGCTTTCGTTCCCGCATCACTGGTCGCCCGACCCGGCCGATCGGCTCGACCGCGCTGCACAGGAGGAAGGCGTGGCACTTGTTGGCACCGGGGTGAACCCCGGCTACGCCATGGACACGGTCCCCCTCATGGCGACGGCGGGGTGTACTGACGTGCAGGCCGTGCACGTTGAGCGGGTGGTCGATGCGGGGAAGCGGCGCGAGCCGCTGCAGGCGAAGGTGGGGGCCGGATTGTCTCCGGAGGCCTTTGAGGAGAAGAAGGAGGGGGGACCCTTCGGACACATCGGCCTCCGCGAGTCCCTACGACTGGTGGCGGACGGGCTCGGGTGGTCGCTGGAGGGCATCACGGAGGAGCTCCAGCCGGTCCGCGCCGATGAACTGGTCAACACGGGATTCCGACAGGTGGCGGCTGGGCAGGTGGCGGGCATTCACCACACTGCCGTCGGACAGGTCGCCGGTGAGTCGCGGCTGAGCCTTGATCTCAAGATGTACGTCGGGGCGGACGAATCCTACGACACGGTCACGGTCGATGGGAGCCCGCCCATCGACCTTCGGTTCCAGGGGGGCATCTTCGGGGATACCGCCACGGTGGGCATGCTGGTGAACGCGGCTCCGCTGGTCGCCAATGCCTCGCCCGGCCTACACACCATGGCCGACCTGCCCGTGCCCCGCGCCTTCGCGACGAGCCCTGCGGTGAGTGCCTAG
- a CDS encoding RluA family pseudouridine synthase: MTPLHRDEHLLVINKPPGLLAQPDHTGDPDVVSRGKEMLSGETEGAPFLGLVHRLDRPSSGVMALARSSEAARHLSRQFRERLVEKRYVVVVEGTLRGIGSWTDYIAKPDRQPRLVDPDHPEGKRAALDWQVLESDSARTLLQVTLQTGRPHQIRLQAASRGHPVVGDERYGASGSLPDRAIALHHVLLRADHPAHPRRETFVAPPPAGWSGVLTDAMNTALDRMLDREQPS, translated from the coding sequence GTGACCCCTTTGCACCGCGATGAGCACCTTCTGGTTATCAACAAGCCGCCCGGACTGCTTGCCCAGCCCGATCATACCGGCGACCCGGACGTCGTCTCGCGTGGCAAAGAGATGCTGTCCGGCGAGACGGAGGGAGCGCCGTTTCTTGGACTGGTGCACCGGCTCGACCGGCCCTCGTCGGGGGTGATGGCCCTGGCACGATCGTCGGAGGCCGCCCGGCATCTGTCCCGGCAGTTTCGAGAGCGGCTGGTCGAGAAGCGGTACGTGGTGGTCGTGGAGGGCACACTTCGGGGCATCGGTTCGTGGACGGACTACATCGCGAAGCCCGACCGGCAGCCTCGGCTCGTGGACCCTGACCATCCCGAGGGCAAGCGGGCCGCGCTTGACTGGCAGGTGCTCGAATCGGACAGTGCCCGTACGCTCCTGCAGGTGACGCTCCAGACCGGGCGCCCGCACCAGATTCGCCTCCAGGCCGCGAGCCGGGGGCATCCGGTGGTGGGGGATGAGCGGTACGGTGCATCGGGCTCGCTTCCGGACCGCGCCATCGCGTTGCACCACGTCCTTCTGCGGGCCGACCACCCTGCTCACCCGCGCCGCGAGACGTTCGTGGCGCCGCCCCCGGCGGGCTGGTCGGGTGTCCTTACCGATGCGATGAACACGGCCCTCGACCGGATGCTCGACCGCGAGCAGCCGTCCTAG
- the hemF gene encoding oxygen-dependent coproporphyrinogen oxidase: protein MGDDFDRLETLREDPRDDIPMAHRMKRFVEALQLRITRALDDLEPETSFEVDRWSRDEGGGGITAVIEGGDVFEKGGVNTSAVHGTLPERMAREFDVEEAPFYATGLSLVIHPSSPHVPTVHANFRYFALGDDLMDPIDQWFGGGADLTPYYPRLDDTQHFHQVWKDVCDRHEVADYAAFKDKCDDYFYLDHRDEARGVGGIFYDYLREDPEGLFFFTREAGRAFLESYLPILKRRKDEAYGTQEKAYQRVRRGRYVEFNLVYDRGTKFGLESDGRTESILMSMPPQVQWPYDYTPEPGTPEADAQWYFTARDWLSVTEAEAPASTT, encoded by the coding sequence ATGGGCGATGATTTTGACCGTCTTGAGACCCTCCGTGAGGACCCGCGGGACGACATTCCGATGGCGCACCGCATGAAGCGGTTCGTCGAGGCCCTCCAGCTTCGAATCACCCGGGCGCTCGACGACCTCGAGCCGGAGACCTCGTTCGAGGTGGATCGCTGGTCCCGGGACGAAGGCGGCGGCGGTATCACGGCGGTGATCGAGGGGGGCGACGTGTTTGAGAAGGGAGGGGTCAATACCTCTGCGGTCCATGGCACGCTGCCGGAGCGGATGGCCCGCGAGTTCGACGTTGAGGAGGCGCCGTTCTATGCCACCGGTCTCTCTCTGGTGATTCACCCGTCCTCCCCCCACGTTCCGACCGTCCACGCCAACTTCCGGTACTTTGCGCTGGGCGACGACCTCATGGACCCGATAGACCAGTGGTTCGGCGGCGGGGCCGACCTGACTCCGTACTACCCCCGGCTCGATGACACCCAGCACTTTCATCAAGTGTGGAAGGACGTGTGTGATCGGCACGAGGTGGCCGACTACGCCGCCTTCAAGGACAAGTGCGACGACTACTTTTACCTGGACCATCGAGACGAGGCGCGGGGCGTGGGCGGCATATTTTACGACTACCTTCGCGAGGACCCGGAGGGACTGTTTTTCTTCACGCGGGAAGCGGGCCGGGCCTTTCTTGAGTCATATCTTCCCATCCTGAAGCGACGCAAAGACGAGGCCTACGGAACGCAGGAAAAGGCGTATCAACGCGTCCGACGGGGGCGGTACGTGGAGTTCAACCTGGTGTACGACCGAGGGACCAAGTTTGGGCTGGAGTCCGACGGCCGCACGGAGAGCATCCTCATGAGCATGCCGCCGCAGGTGCAGTGGCCGTACGATTATACGCCGGAGCCGGGCACGCCTGAGGCCGACGCACAGTGGTACTTCACGGCCCGGGATTGGCTTTCGGTAACAGAGGCCGAGGCCCCAGCTAGCACCACGTGA
- the hemH gene encoding ferrochelatase: MTPLDTLRAYEPGQWTRPENCASQTPLPIDEGDRVGVVLFNLGGPSTLDEVEPFLYRLLMDPRLFDLPVGGRMRRWLAKSVAYLRGGTLRERYELIGGASPVPRRAQEQATVLQSHLDARYGDPAGVKFRVYSAMRYGRPFMEEAAADMEADGVDEVVLVPSYPQYSTGTTGSALAYWKALGARGERPSWPTTVVPEYAANPKYVQALSERIDEALQRFPRHVREEVALVFSAHGAVFGTQGPGKAPYCCHVHSTVEQVMQHRGRDRPFRTAFQSLIGPSHWLTPSTPDTIAALADQGQRAVLVVPVSFVTDHVNIRYDLDVDVRETAEAHGVDYFEVTAGLNTHPLFIEALGEATLAQLDVPTDANQPRHRGDGHTRAYPLRPFHQLPWHTVTRDGPCPTCGRQRGARRWTRPDRPAQPETSTDRPASPPDERSSPAAESRSKEDS, encoded by the coding sequence ATGACTCCACTCGATACCCTTCGTGCCTATGAGCCTGGTCAGTGGACACGTCCCGAGAATTGTGCGTCTCAAACCCCTCTCCCGATTGACGAGGGCGACCGAGTGGGCGTGGTGCTGTTCAACCTAGGGGGGCCGTCCACACTGGACGAGGTCGAGCCGTTTCTGTATCGCCTGCTAATGGACCCACGTCTCTTCGACCTACCGGTCGGTGGGCGGATGCGTCGGTGGCTGGCCAAGTCGGTCGCCTACCTTCGGGGCGGAACGCTCCGTGAACGATACGAACTCATCGGTGGGGCCTCACCCGTGCCCCGTCGGGCCCAAGAGCAGGCCACGGTGCTCCAGAGCCATCTCGACGCCCGATACGGAGACCCGGCCGGTGTAAAGTTCCGTGTGTACTCGGCGATGCGGTACGGGCGTCCGTTCATGGAAGAGGCGGCGGCCGACATGGAGGCCGACGGGGTGGACGAGGTTGTCCTGGTGCCCTCGTATCCGCAGTACTCCACCGGCACGACGGGCTCGGCCCTTGCGTACTGGAAGGCGTTGGGCGCGAGGGGGGAGCGTCCGTCCTGGCCGACGACCGTGGTGCCCGAGTACGCCGCCAATCCGAAATACGTACAGGCCCTTTCGGAGCGAATTGACGAAGCCCTGCAGCGCTTTCCGCGGCACGTGCGCGAGGAGGTTGCTCTCGTCTTCAGTGCGCACGGTGCGGTGTTCGGCACGCAGGGGCCGGGCAAAGCGCCCTACTGCTGCCACGTGCACTCGACCGTAGAGCAGGTGATGCAGCACCGAGGCCGAGACCGCCCCTTCCGGACGGCCTTCCAGAGCCTGATCGGGCCAAGCCACTGGCTCACGCCCTCCACCCCGGACACCATCGCCGCGCTCGCAGATCAGGGTCAACGGGCGGTCCTGGTCGTTCCCGTCAGCTTCGTGACCGATCACGTCAACATCCGCTACGACCTTGACGTGGACGTGCGCGAGACAGCAGAGGCGCACGGAGTCGACTACTTCGAGGTAACGGCCGGCCTGAACACCCATCCGTTGTTCATAGAGGCCCTCGGGGAGGCCACCCTGGCCCAGCTGGACGTCCCCACGGATGCGAACCAACCCCGCCATCGGGGCGACGGGCACACTCGGGCCTATCCGCTGCGGCCCTTCCACCAGCTTCCCTGGCACACGGTCACCCGCGACGGGCCTTGCCCGACCTGTGGGCGGCAGCGGGGCGCACGCCGATGGACGCGTCCTGACCGCCCGGCCCAGCCGGAGACGTCCACCGACCGACCCGCATCGCCCCCCGACGAACGCTCGAGCCCCGCCGCGGAATCGCGGTCGAAGGAAGACTCGTAG
- a CDS encoding class I SAM-dependent methyltransferase, with protein MSLSPSDQLLRTLAAVPVSSPVLDLGCGAGDHTEALLRLGFPVHACDPRPGAVQDTQAVVRDLVDEETAETCVQQLSLQGLDELEATFDWVIADRTEALVDSPADLATLLNKSQNLLAPGGWVYLTVPATMDDTVPATMDDPNSASHDDTVTRFAPADLDTEALDISLVESQSPSRVEENGEVRVHALYRRVKRSTPE; from the coding sequence ATGAGCCTTTCTCCGTCCGATCAACTGTTGCGCACCTTAGCGGCTGTCCCGGTCTCCAGCCCCGTCCTGGATCTGGGATGCGGGGCGGGGGACCACACCGAGGCCCTCCTGCGCCTTGGGTTTCCCGTTCACGCCTGCGATCCCCGGCCGGGGGCGGTTCAGGACACGCAGGCCGTCGTCCGCGATCTGGTCGACGAGGAGACCGCGGAGACGTGTGTCCAGCAGCTCTCTCTACAAGGGCTCGACGAGCTGGAGGCGACCTTTGACTGGGTCATTGCCGACCGGACGGAGGCCCTGGTGGACTCGCCGGCCGACCTTGCAACGCTCCTGAACAAGAGCCAGAACCTGCTGGCGCCCGGCGGGTGGGTGTACCTTACCGTCCCGGCGACGATGGACGACACCGTCCCGGCGACGATGGACGACCCCAACAGTGCGTCCCACGACGACACTGTAACTCGTTTTGCACCGGCGGACCTCGACACCGAGGCTCTGGATATATCACTAGTGGAGTCTCAGTCGCCGTCCCGCGTCGAGGAAAACGGAGAAGTTCGGGTTCACGCCCTCTACCGACGTGTGAAACGGTCGACGCCCGAATGA
- the hemL gene encoding glutamate-1-semialdehyde 2,1-aminomutase — MEVAPSEVDLRNSRRFYERAQHSIPGGVNSPARAFDSVGGTPLFIERAEGAYLEDADANEYLDYVASWGPMIFGHSHPDVVEAVKDQVEASTSFGAPTEIEIEVADLVCDLVPSVEKVRMVNSGTEATMSAARLARGYTDRDKIIKFEGNYHGHGDFFLISAGSGAMTLGKPDSPGVTDGNAKDTLLAQYNDLDHVQRLVEANQGEVACIIVEPVAGNMGCIPPEPGFLEGLRELCNAHDIVLVFDEVMTGFRVAPGGVQERYGVIPDLTCLGKIIGGGLPVGAYGGKKEIMDYVAPTGPVYQAGTLSGNPLAMRAGHAILSKIAGEKDRIYDQLEDYAEALQKGTEHNLDALGLDYTTHQVGAMGSLFFTEAEVVDQDTAQTADTEAYAAYFHAMLEEGIYLPPSQFEAMFYGTCHGEDELEATLEAQRRALKEVHS; from the coding sequence ATGGAAGTCGCTCCCTCCGAAGTTGACCTACGGAACAGCCGTCGGTTCTACGAGCGTGCTCAGCACTCCATTCCGGGCGGTGTCAACTCTCCTGCCCGCGCCTTCGATAGCGTAGGGGGAACCCCGCTTTTCATTGAACGCGCCGAAGGTGCGTACTTGGAGGATGCCGACGCGAACGAATATCTTGACTACGTCGCCTCCTGGGGCCCGATGATTTTTGGGCACTCCCATCCGGACGTGGTGGAGGCGGTGAAGGATCAGGTTGAGGCGTCTACCTCCTTCGGGGCACCCACGGAGATCGAAATCGAAGTGGCCGACCTGGTCTGCGACCTCGTCCCATCCGTCGAAAAGGTGCGGATGGTGAACTCGGGCACGGAGGCGACCATGAGCGCCGCCCGGCTGGCACGAGGGTACACGGACCGCGACAAGATCATCAAGTTCGAGGGCAACTACCACGGCCACGGCGACTTCTTCCTCATTTCGGCTGGCAGTGGGGCCATGACCCTCGGCAAGCCCGACTCGCCCGGCGTGACCGACGGCAACGCGAAAGACACGCTGCTGGCCCAGTACAACGACCTGGACCACGTCCAGCGCCTCGTGGAAGCCAATCAGGGGGAAGTGGCCTGCATCATCGTGGAGCCGGTGGCCGGCAACATGGGCTGCATCCCGCCGGAGCCTGGGTTCCTGGAGGGGCTGCGAGAGCTGTGCAATGCCCACGACATCGTGCTCGTCTTCGACGAGGTCATGACGGGCTTTCGGGTGGCACCGGGCGGCGTGCAGGAGCGCTACGGCGTAATCCCGGACCTGACCTGCCTCGGCAAGATCATCGGCGGCGGGCTGCCGGTTGGGGCGTACGGTGGCAAAAAAGAGATCATGGACTACGTCGCCCCGACGGGGCCGGTCTACCAGGCCGGTACCCTCAGCGGGAATCCGCTCGCCATGCGGGCGGGGCACGCCATTCTCTCCAAGATTGCCGGGGAGAAAGATCGCATCTACGACCAGTTGGAGGACTACGCGGAGGCGCTGCAGAAGGGCACGGAGCACAACCTCGACGCGCTGGGGCTGGACTACACGACGCACCAGGTGGGGGCGATGGGCAGCCTCTTCTTTACGGAGGCGGAGGTCGTGGACCAGGACACGGCCCAGACGGCGGACACGGAGGCCTACGCAGCCTATTTCCACGCCATGCTGGAGGAGGGCATCTATCTGCCTCCATCCCAGTTTGAGGCGATGTTCTACGGCACGTGCCATGGCGAGGACGAGCTCGAAGCGACCCTCGAAGCCCAGCGCCGCGCCCTGAAAGAGGTCCACTCGTAG
- a CDS encoding universal stress protein: MLSIRRILWPTDFSKGADRAFPHAAALASWHEAELHVLNVTEERSGGASADDVPIPESTLSELLSVDGDPPPHVDLNALTLVQEQREHESPPEAIVGYAEEQAIDLIVAGTRGRRGLQRLLIGSVAEEVLRTAPCPVLTVRGEGDDAPAWAVRNILVPVDFSDASLEALRHAKELALTYGAQITLLHAVEEVIYPSAYGVEPANLPGAQVIERVEESLADLARTEIGYEHVTVEAKIGYAPSTILDYAETNEVDLFAIATHGRTGLERMLLGSVAERVLRRAPAPVFTVKSFGKSLLPASDDS; the protein is encoded by the coding sequence ATGCTCTCCATTCGCCGAATTCTCTGGCCAACTGACTTTTCGAAGGGGGCCGACCGGGCGTTTCCGCATGCCGCGGCCCTCGCGTCCTGGCACGAAGCAGAGTTGCATGTACTCAACGTGACGGAGGAGCGATCGGGGGGCGCGTCGGCCGACGATGTCCCGATCCCCGAGTCCACCCTGTCCGAGCTTCTGTCGGTGGACGGGGATCCTCCGCCGCACGTCGACCTGAACGCCCTCACACTCGTTCAGGAGCAGCGAGAGCACGAGTCGCCGCCTGAGGCAATCGTGGGGTATGCCGAGGAGCAGGCGATTGACCTCATTGTGGCGGGCACACGCGGGCGCCGCGGCCTCCAGCGTCTGCTCATCGGCAGCGTGGCCGAAGAGGTGCTCCGCACGGCGCCCTGTCCGGTCCTTACAGTGCGGGGGGAGGGGGACGACGCTCCGGCCTGGGCCGTGCGCAACATCCTCGTGCCCGTCGACTTCTCGGATGCCTCGTTGGAGGCACTCCGGCACGCGAAGGAGCTGGCCCTGACCTACGGGGCACAGATCACGCTCCTCCACGCGGTGGAGGAGGTGATTTATCCGTCTGCCTACGGGGTGGAGCCCGCCAACCTGCCGGGGGCGCAGGTCATCGAGCGTGTAGAGGAGAGCCTGGCCGACCTTGCCCGCACCGAGATTGGATACGAGCACGTCACCGTCGAGGCCAAGATTGGGTACGCCCCCTCTACCATCCTGGACTACGCCGAGACGAATGAGGTGGACCTCTTTGCCATTGCCACCCACGGCCGGACGGGCCTCGAACGGATGCTGTTGGGGAGCGTGGCGGAACGGGTACTGCGCCGCGCCCCTGCACCTGTTTTCACCGTCAAGTCCTTCGGGAAATCTCTGCTTCCCGCGTCCGACGACTCCTAA
- a CDS encoding universal stress protein, with protein sequence MTPRRILVPTDFSPSAEAALAHAVSLADRFRAPLHLLHVVHQTNTDLYGLGDAEVHIDRLREEAESSARARLADLAPGMAAQAVHTAVARRSEGGVVDAIEEYVLDSAIDLVVMGTHGRQGLGRLMLGSVANRLVRRGVAPVLTVRHEKEEGETAAPVAYDSILAPIDFSDHSKTALRLSKEVTAQYEATQHLLFVAEKRVLPTFSDTGIPGVSVVEMDPEIVANAEEALDELNASVGGPEVTTAQHLEEGDVAQTIIDFADAREADLIVMATRGLTGIDRFVLGSNTERVVRAAPCPVLTVPASPDAAPED encoded by the coding sequence ATGACGCCCCGCCGCATTCTGGTCCCGACAGACTTTTCGCCCAGCGCCGAGGCCGCGCTGGCACACGCCGTATCGCTGGCCGATCGGTTTCGGGCGCCCCTCCATCTGCTCCATGTTGTGCACCAGACCAACACCGACCTGTACGGCCTGGGTGACGCGGAGGTACACATCGATCGGCTTCGGGAAGAGGCGGAGTCCAGTGCCCGAGCCCGACTCGCGGACCTCGCCCCCGGCATGGCGGCGCAGGCGGTGCACACGGCCGTCGCTCGGCGTTCCGAGGGAGGCGTGGTCGACGCGATCGAGGAATACGTGCTCGATTCCGCAATTGACCTCGTGGTGATGGGCACGCATGGCCGCCAGGGGCTCGGGCGCCTCATGCTGGGGAGTGTCGCCAACCGGCTCGTGCGGCGCGGGGTCGCTCCGGTCCTCACTGTCCGGCACGAGAAAGAGGAGGGGGAGACGGCCGCGCCGGTGGCGTACGACAGCATCCTGGCGCCCATCGACTTTTCGGATCACTCGAAGACGGCGCTGCGTCTCTCCAAAGAGGTGACTGCCCAGTACGAGGCGACCCAGCACCTTCTGTTCGTGGCCGAAAAGCGTGTGCTGCCCACCTTCAGCGATACAGGCATTCCGGGAGTGAGCGTCGTGGAGATGGATCCAGAGATTGTAGCCAACGCGGAGGAGGCCCTCGACGAGTTAAACGCCTCTGTGGGCGGGCCGGAGGTGACCACTGCCCAGCACCTGGAAGAAGGCGATGTGGCGCAGACCATCATCGACTTTGCGGATGCCCGAGAGGCAGACTTAATTGTGATGGCCACGCGCGGGCTCACCGGGATCGACCGGTTTGTTCTGGGCAGCAACACGGAGCGCGTCGTCCGAGCGGCTCCGTGCCCGGTCCTGACGGTGCCGGCCTCCCCGGACGCGGCCCCCGAAGACTAA
- the pyrF gene encoding orotidine-5'-phosphate decarboxylase — translation MSTSFSSRLRRLQSQKDTAVCVGLDPVPARFPTSLQDGRLRTDAVRAFCTTIVEATAPYACAFKPNFAFFEALGPAGLTVLDQVVTTIPDDCLVLGDAKRGDIGHSARYYAASIYEELGLDACTISPYLGRDSAMPFLEHEGTCTFVLARTSNDGADDLQEACTCDGTPLYRHVAQRVQDWNTDAPGDAGLVVGATAPAALRDLRALCPSLPFLIPGVGAQGGQPSAVMEAAATDDGPVLVNSSRSILYASEGPDYADAAAGAAAELRDALNG, via the coding sequence ATGTCGACTTCCTTCTCCAGCCGCCTCCGCCGTCTCCAGTCCCAAAAGGACACAGCGGTCTGCGTGGGGCTCGACCCTGTCCCCGCACGGTTTCCCACCTCCCTGCAGGACGGCCGGCTCCGCACGGACGCCGTGCGCGCCTTCTGCACGACCATCGTGGAGGCGACCGCCCCCTACGCCTGCGCGTTCAAGCCCAACTTTGCATTCTTCGAGGCCCTGGGCCCGGCGGGCCTGACCGTTCTGGACCAGGTAGTGACGACGATCCCCGACGACTGTCTGGTGCTGGGCGACGCCAAGCGCGGCGACATCGGCCACTCGGCCCGCTACTACGCCGCGTCGATCTACGAGGAGCTCGGGCTGGACGCCTGCACAATCTCGCCGTACCTGGGCCGGGACAGTGCAATGCCCTTTTTGGAGCATGAGGGCACTTGCACGTTTGTCCTCGCACGCACTTCGAACGACGGGGCCGACGACCTGCAGGAGGCCTGCACCTGCGACGGCACGCCCCTCTACCGGCACGTGGCCCAGCGGGTCCAGGACTGGAACACGGACGCCCCCGGAGACGCCGGCCTCGTCGTTGGTGCGACGGCCCCGGCGGCTCTGCGGGACCTCCGGGCCCTGTGCCCGTCCCTCCCCTTTTTGATCCCGGGCGTCGGGGCGCAGGGCGGCCAGCCATCCGCAGTCATGGAGGCCGCCGCCACCGACGACGGCCCCGTGCTGGTCAATTCCAGCCGCAGCATCCTCTACGCCTCTGAGGGACCCGACTACGCCGACGCCGCCGCGGGGGCCGCCGCGGAGCTCCGCGATGCCCTCAATGGCTGA
- a CDS encoding acyl-CoA dehydrogenase family protein — protein sequence MADQGLSDIKGVSEEDQKMIQNIETMMGPEPEDMGFIKNAFWGRLRDDLLFPYPHEGDDERERCDALLEELEEYLENEHPRVEIDQEQYIPEWVIDRLFDMGVMGMIIPEEYGGLGLGVTSYNRVLEMIGRYCASTAVMVSAHQSIGCKAIVMFGTEEQKEEYLPLVAREELSAFCLSEPNVGSDAAAQESFSVKTDDGDYILNGEKKWSTSGAMSGLFTVMCKNMVPNPETGELEQQGVNALIVAPDMEGVEVFENNRAKTGIRGTWQARFRFNDVRVPEENVLHEEGSGLKVALSCLNYGRCTLSAGVTGAAKAARDQGIKWAQTRYQFERPLADFELVKQKIARMSAVTYAMDAMLYMMTGLLDRGEDDIMVETAITKVFCSDFGWKVIDEALQVMGGEGYMTEHELERAWRDNRIHGIVEGSNEVMQSFIFAYGGKQLAEKMVSIQEALLWDSDESIGDNLSRILTAATTPTVLKKALPMGAQLFLGLKPRAPEINGVHPALQEQANTLATLIQKHSHYFKLVSKWEREDVVKHQAQQARVADNAIYLFALASSLSKMDDQLRSGEFGPEFERDRAAFEYLFEWFNRKIHRNFGKMRDNADDSMREAAEAARAHSDTLPNEDFYIHEGSPLGRDAGKEHPQEHIPQFEGEGEDPRAVDREPGDTDDLDLDEMVDDMTKPVDRGDGAPEESTPAPSPDDS from the coding sequence ATGGCAGACCAAGGACTCAGTGACATCAAAGGGGTCTCCGAAGAGGATCAGAAAATGATCCAGAACATCGAGACGATGATGGGCCCTGAGCCCGAAGACATGGGGTTCATCAAAAATGCCTTCTGGGGGCGCCTCCGCGACGACCTACTGTTTCCCTATCCCCACGAGGGAGACGACGAGCGAGAGCGGTGTGATGCCCTGTTGGAAGAGCTCGAGGAGTATTTGGAGAACGAGCACCCGCGGGTCGAAATCGACCAGGAGCAGTACATCCCAGAGTGGGTGATCGACCGCTTGTTCGACATGGGCGTGATGGGCATGATCATTCCGGAGGAATACGGAGGGCTCGGACTCGGCGTTACGAGCTACAACCGGGTGCTGGAGATGATCGGCCGCTACTGCGCGTCCACGGCCGTCATGGTATCGGCCCATCAGTCGATCGGCTGCAAGGCGATTGTGATGTTCGGGACGGAGGAGCAGAAGGAAGAGTACCTCCCCCTCGTCGCCCGGGAGGAGCTGAGTGCCTTCTGCCTGTCGGAGCCGAACGTGGGGTCCGATGCGGCGGCTCAGGAGTCGTTTTCCGTGAAGACGGACGACGGCGACTACATCCTGAATGGCGAGAAGAAATGGTCCACCTCGGGCGCCATGAGCGGGCTGTTCACCGTTATGTGCAAGAACATGGTGCCCAACCCCGAGACGGGCGAACTGGAGCAGCAGGGCGTGAACGCGCTCATCGTGGCGCCGGACATGGAGGGGGTCGAGGTGTTCGAAAACAACCGCGCGAAGACCGGCATCCGTGGGACGTGGCAGGCCCGGTTCCGCTTCAACGACGTGCGCGTGCCGGAAGAGAATGTCCTCCACGAGGAGGGCTCGGGCCTGAAGGTAGCGCTTTCGTGCCTCAACTACGGGCGGTGCACGCTCAGTGCGGGCGTCACCGGCGCCGCCAAGGCGGCACGGGACCAGGGCATCAAGTGGGCCCAGACGCGGTACCAGTTTGAGCGGCCCCTGGCGGACTTCGAGCTGGTGAAGCAAAAGATCGCCCGCATGTCGGCGGTCACCTACGCGATGGACGCCATGCTCTACATGATGACGGGGCTCCTCGACCGGGGAGAGGATGACATCATGGTGGAGACGGCCATCACCAAGGTGTTCTGCTCCGACTTTGGGTGGAAAGTGATCGACGAGGCGCTGCAGGTGATGGGTGGAGAAGGCTACATGACCGAGCACGAGCTGGAGCGGGCGTGGCGCGACAACCGCATCCACGGCATCGTGGAGGGCTCCAACGAGGTGATGCAGTCCTTCATCTTCGCGTACGGTGGGAAGCAGCTCGCCGAAAAAATGGTATCGATCCAGGAGGCCCTGCTCTGGGACTCGGACGAGTCGATTGGCGACAACCTCTCACGCATCCTGACGGCCGCGACGACCCCGACGGTGCTCAAGAAGGCCCTGCCGATGGGGGCACAGTTGTTCCTCGGGCTAAAGCCGCGTGCGCCCGAAATCAACGGTGTACACCCGGCCCTTCAGGAACAGGCTAACACCCTTGCAACGCTCATTCAGAAGCACTCCCACTACTTCAAGCTCGTGAGCAAGTGGGAGCGCGAGGACGTCGTGAAGCACCAGGCCCAGCAGGCCCGCGTGGCGGACAATGCCATCTATCTCTTCGCGCTCGCCTCATCGCTGTCGAAGATGGACGACCAGCTCCGATCTGGCGAGTTCGGGCCGGAATTTGAGCGGGACCGCGCCGCGTTTGAGTACCTCTTCGAGTGGTTCAACCGCAAGATCCACCGCAACTTCGGCAAGATGCGTGACAATGCGGACGACAGCATGCGAGAAGCCGCGGAGGCCGCTCGTGCTCACAGTGACACCCTGCCCAACGAAGACTTTTACATCCACGAGGGCAGTCCCCTGGGGCGCGATGCGGGCAAGGAGCATCCGCAGGAGCACATCCCGCAGTTTGAGGGCGAGGGCGAGGACCCCCGCGCGGTGGACCGCGAGCCGGGCGACACGGACGACCTTGACCTCGACGAGATGGTTGACGACATGACCAAGCCGGTGGACCGGGGCGACGGTGCCCCCGAAGAGTCCACCCCGGCCCCCAGTCCCGACGACAGCTAG